A genomic window from Anthonomus grandis grandis chromosome 2, icAntGran1.3, whole genome shotgun sequence includes:
- the LOC126750357 gene encoding uncharacterized protein LOC126750357, which translates to MPKRHKCFKNFEGSSTSMEGDILKEGFLHSLEQHGLIYHKLIADGDCNSLKKMLDAHPYKNVIVKKIECRNHLLRNYSRKIRDLGKDVNAGPLVLRKQISKEQLRLRYAVTKTIEHRKNEGVPMLEKIKLLKQDIDNSISHVFGEHKLCAELGYFCHEQYKPSGSILSDLKMTDLYDKLYSFVSYLSRNSVSLIQDVDNNVSDQFNSIIAKFIGGKRINYCQRGSYQARCLASVISHNTKKPIYTIKKFLNHKSPIGLVKNRELKKKYIKRKRLFQTKEKSGLDSSYGDQCQKPDLTPEELQKEKEDFLASIKKNAEEIKLIEELRKKQSQSDLWHLERRKRLTASNYYAICSKSSARSNGDTKKLVEQLCTQKQFILLALSGANKMKNGQSMF; encoded by the exons ATGCCTAAAAGGcataaatgctttaaaaactTTGAAGGTTCTTCAACGAGCATGGAAggcgatattttaaaagaaggatTTCTCCATAGTTTAGAGCAACATGGATTAATCTACCATAAATTAATAGCTGACGGAGACTGCAATTCTCTGAAAAAAATGTTAGATGCTCATccatataaaaatgtcattgtgaaaaaaattgagTGCAGAAATCATCTTCTACGAAATTACTCCCGGAAAATTCGGGATTTAGGTAAAGACGTCAATGCTGGGCCTTTAGTTCTTCGGAAGCAAATAAGT aaagaacAGCTAAGATTACGATATGCAGTTACAAAAACTATCGAACATAGAAAAAATGAGGGTGTTCCGatgttagaaaaaataaagttgttaaaACAAGACATAGACAATTCCATTAGCCACGTTTTTGGAGAACACAAACTTTGTGCAGAATTGGGATATTTCTGTCATGAGCAATATAAACCCAGTGGTAGCATATTATCAGACTTAAAAATGACAG ACCTATATGACAAATTATATAGCTTTGTCAGCTATCTTTCAAGAAATAGCGTGAGTTTAATACAAGATGTTGACAATAATGTATCGGATCAATTTAACTCAATCATTGCAAAATTTATTGGCGGAAAACGCATTAATTATTGCCAACGAGGATCATATCAGGCTCGCTGTTTAGCTTCTGTAATTTCTCATAATACTAAAAAGCCTATATACAcgattaaaaaattccttaatcaTAAAAGCCCGATTGGCTTAGTTAAAAACagggaattaaagaaaaaatatattaaacggAAAAGATTATTCCAAACCAAAGAGAAGTCTGGACTTGATAGCAGTTACGGTGATCAATGTCAAAAGCCTGATCTAACACCTGAGGAGttgcaaaaagaaaaagaagattttctagctagtattaaaaaaaatgcagaagaaatcaaattaattgaagaGCTCAGAAAGAAACAGAGCCAATCTGATTTGTGGCACTTAGAGCGAAGAAAGCGTCTTACGGCATCAAATTACTATGCAATTTGCTCTAAATCTAGTGCCAGAAGCAACGGCGATACAAAAAAGCTCGTGGAACAACTTTGTACCCAAAAACAATTCATTCTGCTAGCATTGAGTGGggcaaacaaaatgaaaaacggGCAATCaatgttttag